In Anseongella ginsenosidimutans, one genomic interval encodes:
- a CDS encoding CBU_0592 family membrane protein produces MTLVIIGWVGAAMYILAYLLLTLGKLRSDSILYHFLNVLGAVGLIANAFHFNDYPNVVTNLLWLGIGCFAIFAIIAGSRKRKAGNRRNGGQLPGGAPPH; encoded by the coding sequence ATGACGCTCGTGATCATCGGATGGGTAGGCGCGGCCATGTACATCCTGGCCTACCTGCTGCTTACCCTGGGTAAACTGAGATCAGACAGTATTTTATACCATTTCCTGAACGTACTCGGAGCCGTTGGGCTTATTGCCAATGCTTTTCATTTTAATGATTACCCCAATGTGGTGACCAACCTTCTTTGGCTGGGAATAGGTTGTTTCGCCATTTTCGCAATAATTGCCGGCTCCCGGAAGAGGAAGGCCGGTAACCGCAGGAACGGCGGGCAACTTCCCGGCGGCGCGCCACCTCACTAA
- a CDS encoding DUF6580 family putative transport protein — MEKISSNNRTGVIVLSGIILTAALSRIIPHGWNFTPVGAMALFGSAYYASRWMAFLVPLASLWISDVVLNNTIHAAYTEGFSLFHSSMIGVYLAFIAVTLTGILLLRKVRVTSVLLAAVAGAVVFWLIVDFASWMWDPLYRTLYPGSLSGLLACYAAGFPFFLKMLLGNLVYSALLFGVFELLRRRVPVLAPATR; from the coding sequence ATGGAAAAGATCAGCAGTAATAACCGGACAGGTGTGATCGTGTTGTCCGGGATCATTCTCACCGCGGCGTTGAGCCGGATTATACCTCACGGATGGAATTTTACGCCTGTGGGCGCCATGGCCTTGTTTGGCTCGGCTTACTATGCCAGCCGGTGGATGGCTTTCCTGGTTCCGCTGGCTTCCCTGTGGATCAGCGATGTAGTCCTTAACAATACCATCCACGCCGCTTATACGGAAGGCTTTTCTCTTTTTCATTCTTCCATGATAGGCGTTTACCTGGCTTTTATCGCTGTTACGCTGACCGGCATACTCCTTCTTCGTAAGGTACGCGTTACCTCGGTACTGCTTGCCGCTGTTGCCGGCGCTGTCGTTTTCTGGCTGATCGTTGATTTCGCCTCCTGGATGTGGGATCCGCTCTACCGTACCCTGTATCCCGGAAGCCTTAGCGGTTTGCTGGCCTGTTACGCGGCCGGATTCCCCTTCTTTTTGAAGATGCTCCTGGGCAACCTGGTTTATTCGGCGCTTTTATTCGGTGTATTTGAATTGCTGCGGCGGCGGGTGCCTGTTCTGGCCCCGGCCACCAGGTGA
- the rbfA gene encoding 30S ribosome-binding factor RbfA: MGAESKRQQKFARLVQKDLGDIFQREMQHILPNVMVTVTMVRATPDLSGVKVYLSFYNAPDVKEAINTVKLHAADFRYKLGKRIRNQARIVPELEFFVDDTNEYVEKMDKLFNQIRDKEE, translated from the coding sequence ATGGGTGCCGAGAGTAAAAGACAACAGAAGTTCGCCCGCCTGGTGCAGAAAGACCTGGGGGATATTTTTCAGCGGGAAATGCAGCACATTCTTCCTAATGTGATGGTAACCGTTACCATGGTGCGGGCAACGCCCGATCTGTCTGGCGTGAAAGTCTACCTAAGTTTTTATAACGCTCCCGACGTAAAGGAGGCCATTAACACAGTAAAACTCCATGCGGCGGATTTCCGTTATAAACTGGGCAAGCGGATCCGCAACCAGGCAAGGATCGTTCCCGAGCTTGAATTTTTTGTGGACGATACCAATGAATATGTGGAAAAGATGGACAAGCTGTTCAACCAGATAAGGGACAAGGAAGAATAA
- a CDS encoding TetR family transcriptional regulator — protein sequence MGRKSLKEARRSEIVKVFYRVAKKEGLENVSIAKIAKVMDINPSLIMHYFRTKEDLVSSLIDFLLDRWLKIFDRNALEKPASKEALMEMINALFSKKWNVLFDDKVSYSCYALIFRNKKIRMRYKSVLDSLHHTLAAFIEKCRKENILQTEDPVFASRIIFALVDGAYYYLSLEDDKDQYRLRLEQYKQRAISVLNLC from the coding sequence ATGGGAAGAAAAAGTTTGAAAGAAGCCCGGCGTTCGGAAATCGTCAAGGTATTTTACCGGGTAGCTAAGAAAGAAGGCCTGGAAAACGTGTCTATTGCAAAAATTGCAAAAGTGATGGATATTAATCCCAGCCTGATCATGCACTATTTCCGGACCAAGGAGGATCTCGTCAGTTCCCTTATCGACTTTCTCCTTGACAGGTGGCTGAAAATATTCGACAGGAATGCCCTGGAAAAGCCCGCGTCGAAAGAAGCATTGATGGAAATGATCAATGCCCTGTTCTCAAAAAAATGGAACGTTTTGTTTGACGACAAGGTTTCTTACAGCTGTTATGCCCTGATATTCAGGAATAAGAAGATCCGCATGCGTTATAAATCGGTTTTGGATTCCCTTCATCATACACTCGCTGCCTTTATTGAAAAATGCCGGAAGGAGAACATCCTGCAGACAGAGGACCCTGTCTTCGCCTCAAGGATCATATTTGCGCTGGTGGACGGGGCTTACTATTACCTGAGCCTGGAGGATGATAAAGATCAATACCGCCTTAGGCTGGAGCAATACAAACAAAGGGCGATCTCTGTATTAAATTTGTGTTAG